From the genome of Marinobacter antarcticus, one region includes:
- a CDS encoding tetratricopeptide repeat-containing response regulator: protein MSAPDNKSASDTSAFGKLAYLVIDDFENFRLSMRHMLRSCGADNIELVAHARPAVQYCTYNHVDVVLCDHNLGEGKNGQHILEELRHKKLLKRSSLFLMVTSETSREMVMGAREYQPDAYLTKPINRAMLEQRLGSLISQRSALLPINREIDRENYPEAISLCMQALPRLPRYKTWLMKTLGELYFLLGDLSHAIKVYDEILSQRELSWARLGHSKILLANHHYDEAVKSLRQLIDSHPDYMEAYDLLAEGLERMNKPAQAQKILERATDYSPNALLRQKHLAELAESNQDMDTAAEAWRRTVTLGAHSIHDSPSHYLALSHNLCDISEGDTGKEGVALADEAFSMLCNMEKRFPDDNTLALRSKIIQCRLYAGQEQVQKAEEILKSIRAELTNTHSVGLETSLDYAKTLFRLGYGDEAKALLGELAEQFGEDPATLRKIESLLDEPVSFRMKIRARRLNRDGIAAFESGDLKKAASIFTKALEMIPDHPALNLNQVQILIKEYEGNTSNKDLLERCQHHLNHLADLPVQHGQYRRYLALQRKLKALNL from the coding sequence ATGAGCGCTCCTGATAACAAGTCCGCCTCCGACACAAGCGCATTCGGGAAGCTCGCCTATCTGGTAATCGATGACTTTGAAAACTTCCGGCTTTCTATGCGTCATATGCTTCGCAGCTGCGGCGCCGATAATATAGAGCTGGTTGCACACGCCAGACCCGCCGTGCAGTATTGTACTTATAATCACGTTGATGTAGTGCTCTGCGACCACAACCTTGGGGAAGGCAAGAACGGTCAGCATATTCTGGAAGAGCTTCGCCACAAGAAGCTTCTCAAGCGATCGTCACTGTTTCTTATGGTGACATCAGAGACGTCAAGGGAAATGGTTATGGGCGCTCGTGAGTACCAGCCCGATGCCTACCTGACAAAGCCCATCAATCGCGCCATGCTGGAGCAGCGCTTGGGGAGCCTGATCAGCCAGCGCAGTGCTTTGCTTCCGATAAACCGCGAAATAGACCGGGAAAACTATCCCGAAGCCATCTCACTCTGTATGCAGGCTCTTCCCCGACTGCCACGCTATAAAACCTGGCTCATGAAAACACTCGGGGAGCTCTATTTCCTGCTGGGTGACCTTTCCCATGCCATCAAGGTTTACGACGAGATACTCTCCCAGCGCGAGCTATCCTGGGCACGACTCGGACACAGCAAAATACTGCTGGCCAATCATCACTACGATGAGGCCGTCAAGAGTCTACGACAGCTAATCGATAGCCATCCGGACTATATGGAAGCCTATGACCTTCTGGCAGAAGGCCTTGAGCGTATGAACAAGCCTGCACAGGCTCAGAAAATCCTCGAGCGGGCGACTGACTATTCGCCCAATGCTCTACTCCGTCAGAAACACCTTGCTGAGCTGGCAGAGTCAAATCAGGACATGGACACTGCCGCAGAGGCATGGCGACGCACTGTGACCCTGGGGGCTCACTCCATTCACGATAGTCCAAGCCACTATCTTGCTCTCAGCCACAACCTCTGCGACATCAGTGAAGGCGATACCGGGAAGGAGGGAGTAGCGCTTGCTGACGAAGCCTTTTCGATGCTTTGCAACATGGAAAAGCGATTTCCGGACGACAACACCCTAGCCCTTCGCAGTAAGATTATCCAATGCCGGCTCTACGCTGGCCAAGAGCAAGTGCAAAAAGCCGAAGAAATACTGAAAAGTATCCGGGCGGAACTGACAAACACACACTCTGTGGGCCTGGAGACCAGCCTGGACTATGCAAAAACACTATTCCGCCTCGGCTACGGAGATGAAGCCAAGGCGCTGCTGGGAGAACTGGCAGAGCAGTTTGGGGAAGACCCTGCCACCCTCAGGAAAATCGAGAGTCTGCTGGATGAGCCGGTGAGCTTTCGCATGAAGATCAGAGCCCGTCGTTTGAACCGGGATGGAATAGCGGCCTTTGAGTCAGGCGACCTCAAGAAGGCCGCGAGCATCTTCACAAAAGCACTGGAGATGATACCGGACCACCCCGCCCTTAACCTTAATCAGGTTCAGATCCTGATAAAGGAGTATGAAGGCAACACTTCCAACAAAGACCTGCTGGAACGCTGCCAGCATCACCTGAACCACTTGGCTGACCTGCCAGTGCAGCATGGACAATACCGCCGATATCTTGCTCTGCAACGCAAACTGAAGGCACTGAACCTATGA
- a CDS encoding hybrid sensor histidine kinase/response regulator: MISAWLLVLISITYISILFIIAWAGDKHPGLYRRRLARTQVYSLSLAVYFTSWTFYGAVGRATQEGLGFLPIYLGPLLVFVFGAPLLRRIIRISKRNNSTSIADFIASRYGKSQVLAAMIAAFALIGSVPYIALQLKAIAMGFSVLSDTGTGVGAGVLSTAAWNDAAWYITLALAIFTVLFGTRHLESTEHHRGMIQAVAFESLIKLVAFVAVGLFVGYGLYNGFGDLLDNVQRADLTGVLTTDSIEAPAFITQTLVAMLAIICLPRQFHVMVVENADPRDFEVARWAMPAYLVVASAFVLPIAAAGLLAPETIAGNPDILILQLPIMAGKEWLAILAFLGGGSAAAAMVIVCSVAIATMVSNEIIMPALLRFFRPRMNRQADLSSLLLGIRRVAIFVVLLTAYGFYRMAGEDYSLTSFGLLSFAAAAQFGPALVGGILWRRGNATGATWGLGLGFLMWCYTLLLPALASTGWLTDSLIDKGIWGLSWTRPTALFGLELDQTSHGIIWSLGINTLVYITLSLVTRQRVREKIQIASFFQDPHQKGDTVQHQSWQGEILTSDLQALTDRFMGEERSETIFRNYGRRNAIRLHPHRPASSHLMKYIERQLASVIGASTARVVLESTLTGRDMQIEDVVSIVDEASQAMTFSRELLQSAIENISLGVSVVNQQQQLVVWNHRYLELFTYPKGFVRVGRPAEDLMRYNLTNANLPARRIDEIITNHYGSMREGQPISYERQRPDGTVVRVDGSPIPGGGYVTTFQDITAMRRTEQALKETNIYLEQRVKERTQELQVINEQMLKAKSVAEQANQSKTRFLASASHDLLQPLNAARLFTSALAGKANNAETKELVNHIDSSLGAAEEIISTLLDISKLDAGALEPDIGVFPVNDIMRHLATDFTAIAEDQGLKLHVVPSSAWIRSDSKLLRRVVQNFLSNAIRYTPEGKILLGCRRLKGYLRIEVWDTGPGIPDDQLTFIFEEFRRFQHGRDKKGLGLGLAIVDRISGMLNHPVSVQSVQGKGSVFGITVPLAPADLAYQTSETAATSSRRVSSLGGLSVLCIDNDPAILQGMVALLGNWKCDVTAAESLEDALEQQRDEQPDIILADYQLDDDKNGLDAMDAIRSAVGQDIPGILITGYMATDVREDAIERGYQILYKPVKPAALRAMVNKLLKQKRS, from the coding sequence ATGATTAGTGCCTGGCTGCTGGTTTTAATTTCCATCACCTACATCTCAATCCTGTTTATCATCGCCTGGGCCGGCGATAAGCATCCCGGGCTCTATCGCCGGCGCCTGGCGCGAACGCAGGTTTATTCACTGTCACTGGCGGTTTACTTCACCTCCTGGACATTCTACGGCGCCGTTGGCCGGGCTACACAGGAAGGGCTGGGCTTTTTGCCGATCTACCTGGGGCCCTTGCTCGTTTTCGTCTTCGGCGCGCCGTTGCTGCGCCGGATTATTCGCATAAGCAAGCGTAATAACAGCACTTCCATTGCGGACTTCATTGCATCCCGGTACGGCAAATCCCAGGTACTGGCAGCCATGATCGCAGCCTTCGCGCTGATTGGCAGCGTGCCTTACATCGCACTGCAACTGAAAGCCATCGCCATGGGCTTCAGCGTGTTATCCGACACGGGCACCGGTGTGGGCGCAGGAGTACTCAGTACCGCAGCGTGGAACGATGCTGCATGGTACATAACCCTTGCATTGGCCATATTCACCGTGCTTTTTGGTACTCGCCACCTGGAATCTACCGAACACCATCGCGGCATGATTCAGGCCGTGGCCTTTGAATCGCTGATCAAACTTGTTGCTTTTGTCGCCGTCGGACTTTTTGTCGGATATGGGCTTTACAATGGCTTTGGTGACCTGCTTGATAATGTTCAACGGGCGGATTTGACCGGCGTCCTGACAACAGATTCCATTGAAGCTCCGGCATTCATCACGCAGACCCTCGTTGCCATGCTCGCCATCATCTGCCTGCCACGACAGTTTCACGTTATGGTGGTCGAGAATGCCGACCCCCGGGACTTTGAGGTTGCGCGCTGGGCTATGCCGGCTTATCTGGTGGTGGCCAGTGCCTTCGTGCTACCCATTGCAGCCGCTGGCCTGCTGGCACCTGAAACCATAGCCGGCAACCCGGATATTCTGATCCTCCAGTTACCCATTATGGCTGGCAAAGAATGGCTGGCTATCCTCGCATTCCTCGGCGGTGGATCCGCAGCTGCAGCCATGGTTATTGTCTGCTCCGTCGCTATTGCCACGATGGTGAGCAATGAAATCATCATGCCTGCACTGCTCAGGTTTTTCCGGCCACGGATGAACCGCCAGGCAGATCTGAGTTCTTTGTTGCTTGGCATTCGGAGGGTTGCGATTTTTGTCGTTCTATTGACGGCCTATGGCTTTTACCGAATGGCGGGTGAAGACTACAGCCTGACGTCGTTCGGGCTGTTGTCTTTTGCCGCCGCCGCGCAATTCGGGCCGGCGTTGGTGGGCGGCATCCTCTGGCGTCGCGGGAATGCCACAGGCGCAACATGGGGACTCGGACTTGGCTTTCTCATGTGGTGTTACACACTGCTGCTTCCTGCGCTGGCTTCAACAGGCTGGCTTACCGATTCCCTGATCGACAAAGGCATCTGGGGTTTGAGCTGGACACGGCCGACCGCCCTATTCGGGCTGGAACTCGACCAGACCAGCCATGGCATTATCTGGAGCCTCGGCATCAATACGCTGGTTTACATAACACTCTCGCTGGTCACTCGCCAACGGGTACGCGAGAAAATCCAGATTGCCTCGTTCTTTCAGGACCCCCACCAAAAAGGCGATACGGTTCAGCATCAAAGCTGGCAGGGAGAAATTCTCACATCAGACCTGCAAGCTCTTACTGACAGGTTCATGGGCGAGGAACGCTCCGAAACCATTTTCCGTAATTACGGTCGGCGTAACGCCATAAGACTTCACCCGCATCGCCCGGCTTCGTCTCATCTAATGAAATACATAGAGCGCCAGCTAGCGTCTGTAATTGGCGCTTCCACTGCCCGAGTGGTTCTGGAATCGACCCTCACAGGTCGCGACATGCAGATCGAAGATGTGGTCAGCATTGTTGACGAAGCATCTCAAGCCATGACGTTCAGCCGGGAGCTGCTGCAATCAGCCATCGAGAATATAAGCCTTGGTGTCTCTGTGGTGAACCAGCAGCAGCAATTGGTAGTGTGGAACCATCGTTACCTGGAACTCTTCACCTATCCAAAAGGCTTTGTAAGAGTTGGCCGCCCTGCAGAAGACCTGATGCGCTACAACCTTACCAACGCAAATCTACCAGCTCGGCGTATTGATGAAATTATTACCAATCACTATGGCAGCATGCGCGAAGGCCAGCCTATTTCTTACGAACGCCAACGTCCAGACGGGACCGTCGTTCGGGTAGACGGCAGCCCGATCCCCGGTGGCGGCTATGTGACCACATTCCAGGACATTACGGCGATGCGCCGTACCGAACAAGCGCTCAAAGAAACCAATATCTACCTTGAACAACGGGTTAAAGAGCGCACGCAGGAACTGCAAGTTATCAACGAGCAAATGCTCAAAGCAAAGTCAGTCGCTGAGCAGGCAAACCAGAGTAAAACCCGTTTCCTTGCGTCAGCCAGTCACGATCTGCTGCAGCCACTGAATGCAGCGCGACTGTTTACCTCGGCGCTTGCGGGGAAGGCCAATAATGCCGAGACCAAAGAACTCGTAAATCATATCGACAGCTCACTCGGTGCAGCAGAAGAAATTATCAGTACCCTGCTCGACATTTCCAAGCTTGATGCAGGGGCTCTGGAGCCGGACATCGGAGTGTTCCCGGTCAACGACATCATGCGCCACCTGGCCACCGACTTTACGGCCATTGCGGAAGACCAGGGTCTGAAACTTCACGTCGTGCCCAGCAGTGCCTGGATCCGCTCAGACTCAAAACTATTGCGCCGCGTGGTGCAAAACTTCCTGTCTAACGCGATACGCTATACCCCGGAAGGAAAAATCCTGCTTGGTTGCCGGCGCCTCAAAGGATATCTGCGCATAGAAGTATGGGATACCGGGCCAGGCATCCCGGATGACCAACTGACCTTTATCTTTGAGGAATTCCGGCGCTTTCAGCACGGCCGGGACAAAAAAGGGCTTGGACTCGGCCTGGCAATCGTCGACCGGATCAGCGGCATGCTGAACCATCCCGTAAGTGTCCAGTCTGTTCAGGGCAAAGGGAGTGTATTTGGCATAACAGTTCCCCTTGCACCGGCGGATCTGGCGTATCAGACCTCTGAGACAGCTGCCACAAGTTCCCGGCGGGTCTCCAGTCTTGGAGGCTTAAGCGTACTCTGCATCGACAACGACCCAGCAATTCTGCAGGGAATGGTGGCGCTTCTGGGGAACTGGAAGTGCGACGTTACCGCCGCTGAGAGTCTCGAAGACGCACTGGAACAGCAGCGCGATGAACAGCCCGATATTATACTTGCGGATTATCAGCTCGATGATGACAAGAACGGTCTGGACGCAATGGATGCCATACGCAGTGCAGTTGGGCAAGACATACCCGGCATACTGATAACCGGATATATGGCTACGGACGTTCGCGAGGACGCGATTGAGCGAGGTTATCAAATCCTCTATAAACCCGTTAAACCCGCAGCCCTGAGAGCCATGGTGAATAAATTGCTGAAACAGAAACGCTCATGA
- a CDS encoding sodium:solute symporter family protein, translating into MSQFAINIMFVGGSFLIYILIAVWAKAGSTKDFYVAGGGIHPITNGMAIGADWMSAASFISMAGIIAASGYASSAYLMGWTGGYVLLAMLLAPYLRKFGKFTVPEFIGDRFYSKNARLVAVICLIVASVTYVIGQMAGAGVAFSRFLEVDSTTGLIIAAVVIFIYSVLGGMKGITYTQVAQYCVLIVAYTIPAVFISLQLTGNPIPGLGLFSTHIDSGMPILDKLNQVITDLGFTEYTADLDSHLNMALFTLTLMIGTAGLPHVIIRFFTVPKVADARWSAGWALVFIALLYLTAPAVASMARLNLMNTIYPDGTAAEPIQYDDRPNWVKEWEITGLIKFVDKNEDGRIQLYNDAPSFQAEADARGWKGNELDVNRDILVLANPEIANLPGWVIGLIAAGGLAAALSTAAGLLLAISSAISHDLIKGSINPGISEKGELRAARISMAVAIVVATYLGANPPGFAAQVVALAFGIAAASLFPTLMMGIFSKRVNNTGAIAGMLCGLAFTLTYIFVYKGWFFIPGTANLADIPANWVFGISPLSIGAIGAVVNFAVAFAVSNATDEPPVEIQELVESVRYPRGAAQAQDH; encoded by the coding sequence ATGAGCCAATTTGCCATTAACATCATGTTTGTAGGTGGGTCATTCCTCATCTACATCCTTATCGCTGTCTGGGCCAAGGCCGGAAGCACGAAAGACTTCTACGTCGCTGGCGGCGGGATCCACCCAATCACCAACGGTATGGCGATTGGTGCCGACTGGATGTCCGCAGCGTCCTTTATTTCCATGGCAGGCATTATTGCTGCCAGCGGCTATGCAAGCTCAGCCTACCTTATGGGCTGGACTGGCGGCTACGTTCTGCTGGCCATGCTCCTGGCGCCTTACCTGCGCAAGTTCGGCAAGTTTACGGTTCCAGAGTTTATCGGCGACCGTTTCTACAGCAAGAACGCCCGCCTGGTTGCAGTTATCTGCTTGATTGTAGCGTCTGTCACCTACGTTATCGGCCAGATGGCCGGTGCCGGTGTAGCCTTCTCTCGCTTCCTGGAGGTAGATTCCACAACAGGTCTGATCATTGCCGCTGTGGTTATTTTCATCTACTCCGTACTTGGCGGTATGAAAGGCATCACCTACACACAGGTTGCTCAGTACTGTGTGCTGATCGTTGCCTATACCATTCCGGCTGTATTCATTTCTCTGCAGCTGACCGGCAACCCGATCCCGGGACTGGGTCTGTTCTCAACTCACATAGATTCCGGAATGCCGATTCTCGACAAGCTGAACCAGGTTATTACTGATCTAGGTTTCACCGAGTATACCGCAGACCTCGACAGCCACCTGAATATGGCGCTGTTTACTCTGACGCTGATGATCGGTACTGCTGGCCTGCCCCACGTTATCATCCGCTTCTTCACGGTTCCAAAGGTTGCAGATGCTCGCTGGTCTGCTGGCTGGGCCCTGGTGTTCATAGCGCTGCTGTATCTCACAGCTCCGGCTGTTGCGTCCATGGCTCGTCTGAACCTGATGAACACCATTTATCCGGATGGCACAGCTGCTGAGCCAATTCAGTACGATGATCGCCCGAACTGGGTCAAAGAATGGGAAATCACAGGTCTGATCAAGTTCGTTGACAAAAACGAAGACGGGCGCATCCAGCTTTACAACGATGCTCCGTCCTTCCAGGCTGAAGCTGACGCACGCGGCTGGAAAGGCAATGAGCTGGACGTAAACCGGGATATCCTGGTGCTCGCCAACCCGGAAATTGCCAATCTGCCTGGCTGGGTTATCGGCCTGATAGCCGCAGGTGGCCTGGCGGCTGCACTGTCGACGGCAGCAGGCTTGCTGCTCGCTATATCTTCGGCAATCAGCCACGACCTGATTAAAGGCTCGATCAATCCGGGTATTTCGGAGAAAGGCGAGTTAAGGGCAGCCCGTATATCGATGGCCGTTGCGATCGTTGTCGCGACCTATCTTGGTGCCAATCCTCCGGGGTTCGCAGCGCAGGTGGTTGCTCTGGCATTCGGTATTGCTGCGGCATCTCTGTTCCCAACGCTGATGATGGGTATCTTCTCCAAGCGCGTTAACAATACCGGCGCCATTGCGGGTATGTTGTGCGGCCTGGCGTTTACCCTGACGTACATCTTCGTGTACAAGGGATGGTTCTTTATTCCGGGCACTGCAAATCTTGCAGACATTCCGGCGAACTGGGTATTCGGTATCTCTCCTTTGTCTATCGGTGCGATTGGTGCCGTCGTCAACTTTGCGGTAGCCTTCGCTGTATCCAACGCAACTGATGAACCGCCCGTTGAGATTCAGGAGCTGGTTGAAAGCGTTCGTTACCCTCGCGGTGCGGCACAAGCTCAAGACCACTAA
- a CDS encoding DUF4212 domain-containing protein, producing the protein MPGHSYDAEKYWKANLRLIFGSLIVWALVSYGFAIFLRPMLSGIAVGGTDLGFWFAQQGSILTFIALIFHYAWRMNRIDKQFGVEEE; encoded by the coding sequence ATGCCAGGTCATAGCTACGACGCTGAAAAGTACTGGAAGGCGAATCTTCGCCTTATATTCGGGAGCCTGATTGTCTGGGCTCTGGTTTCTTATGGTTTCGCGATCTTCCTGCGACCAATGCTCTCCGGCATTGCTGTCGGCGGAACAGATCTGGGCTTCTGGTTCGCCCAGCAGGGCTCCATTCTCACGTTCATTGCACTTATTTTCCACTACGCGTGGCGCATGAACAGAATCGATAAACAATTCGGCGTGGAAGAGGAGTAA
- a CDS encoding 3'-5' exonuclease, whose protein sequence is MLEQIRQWIERRRAGLTGNIAPENMPTPKTPGDQLLSECRLIVLDLETTGLHSNKDEVIAVGAVAINRGAIDLSDQFDLILRRPELDITKTVLIHGIGPEALTQGYETEDALLFLLEWMNGDPVLAYHSAFDQKFLEKTLKAELNYTQNHTWMDVADLLPAFFPDTLPRGKGLDHWADHFGLEVSARHHAASDALATAELTLIALNKANKNGLKTLRELHEKLRYHRRLKSIHGT, encoded by the coding sequence ATGTTGGAACAGATCAGACAATGGATTGAACGCCGCCGCGCGGGCCTGACTGGCAACATAGCGCCAGAAAACATGCCCACCCCAAAAACCCCGGGGGATCAACTGCTCTCCGAATGTCGCTTGATTGTTCTGGATCTCGAGACCACCGGGCTGCATTCAAACAAGGATGAAGTCATCGCTGTTGGTGCAGTTGCTATCAACAGAGGGGCAATTGACCTCAGCGATCAGTTCGACCTGATTCTGAGACGTCCTGAACTGGATATCACCAAGACCGTACTGATTCACGGTATAGGACCGGAAGCGCTTACCCAGGGATATGAGACCGAAGACGCTTTGCTCTTTCTTCTGGAGTGGATGAATGGCGACCCGGTGCTCGCCTACCACTCTGCATTCGATCAAAAGTTTCTTGAAAAAACTCTGAAGGCTGAACTCAACTATACCCAAAACCATACCTGGATGGACGTAGCGGATCTGCTACCTGCTTTCTTTCCAGACACCCTTCCCAGAGGTAAAGGCCTGGATCACTGGGCAGACCATTTCGGCCTGGAAGTAAGTGCAAGACACCATGCAGCTTCTGACGCTCTGGCGACCGCCGAACTGACCCTTATTGCGCTGAACAAAGCCAACAAAAATGGCTTGAAAACACTCAGGGAATTACACGAAAAATTGCGATATCACCGCCGACTGAAAAGCATACACGGCACCTAA
- a CDS encoding putative nucleotidyltransferase substrate binding domain-containing protein, with protein MAATNQDSTRPQNTRSIMGFLQAHAPFSSMDDDHLAHFAEHATLRFYADGDVVLSPDDGIVRKFYVVKQGRIRGERHNEKADKTETTFEISQGECFPLAAIIGERPTRTLHRAAGDTFCLSIEQDAFITLFSDSEPFRDFCLRGVSSLLDRVNQRIQSGAMASMGSSISLSTPLERYALRNPIVCSPDLPVRKAVARMHENNVGSIVITDDSRHPTGIFTLRDLRTMIAEDTCTLDAPVRQIMTKDPCCLSAQADAFEAAMLMAEHHFAHLCVVDEDKQLIGMVSERDLFSLQRVDLVNLARTIGTATHLRTLVSLRSDVSRLVDAMLAHGADSGQVVKIITTLNDVTVRRVLELNIKKNDPGIPFTWLTFGSEGRQEQTLLTDQDNGILFQTPEGMTDDQVREKLLPFARTVNDELAECGFTLCKGNIMASNPKLCLSDREWDDWFIRFIDASTPQNLVYSSIFLDMRAVFGPTESLHELLEKVLTRIRKNALFQKMLAGNALQRKPPLTMFRNFRYVSDGKKRSLDLKRQGLAPFVEAVRVFALANGVENANTLERMDELVKKDVFDAKDANAWKDAYSLIQAIRMRSHQEMLDRDEELTNYIDPDDLNPLDRRILRESFRQAQRLQQKLELTYQL; from the coding sequence ATGGCAGCAACAAATCAGGACAGCACACGCCCCCAGAACACCCGCTCCATTATGGGCTTCCTGCAGGCACATGCCCCCTTCTCTAGCATGGACGATGACCACCTCGCCCACTTTGCTGAACACGCCACGCTGAGATTTTATGCCGACGGTGACGTTGTCCTGTCGCCAGACGACGGTATCGTTCGGAAGTTCTACGTTGTTAAACAGGGACGGATCCGTGGCGAGCGTCATAACGAGAAAGCTGACAAAACTGAAACCACGTTTGAGATAAGCCAGGGCGAGTGTTTTCCGTTAGCCGCCATTATAGGAGAACGCCCCACCCGGACACTGCACCGTGCCGCCGGCGACACCTTCTGCCTGAGCATCGAACAGGATGCCTTTATTACCCTGTTTTCAGATAGCGAGCCCTTCCGTGACTTCTGCTTGCGCGGAGTCAGCAGCCTGCTGGATCGGGTTAACCAGCGCATACAGTCCGGAGCCATGGCGTCCATGGGCTCAAGTATATCCCTGAGCACACCGCTTGAACGCTACGCCCTCCGCAACCCCATTGTCTGCTCTCCGGACCTGCCAGTACGTAAAGCAGTAGCCCGCATGCACGAAAACAATGTTGGCAGCATTGTGATAACCGATGACAGCCGGCACCCGACCGGTATTTTCACCCTTCGCGACCTCCGCACGATGATTGCAGAAGATACCTGCACCCTGGATGCACCGGTCCGCCAGATAATGACGAAAGACCCCTGTTGCCTGTCAGCACAAGCCGACGCCTTTGAAGCCGCAATGCTGATGGCAGAACACCATTTTGCACACCTTTGCGTAGTTGATGAGGATAAACAACTGATCGGAATGGTGTCGGAACGGGATCTGTTCTCGCTGCAGCGCGTTGATCTGGTCAACCTCGCCCGCACCATCGGTACCGCTACACATTTGCGGACGCTGGTCAGTCTGCGCTCAGACGTATCCCGCCTGGTGGATGCAATGCTGGCCCATGGCGCAGATTCAGGACAGGTCGTGAAGATCATCACAACGCTTAACGATGTTACCGTCAGGCGCGTTCTGGAACTCAACATCAAGAAAAATGACCCGGGCATTCCGTTTACCTGGCTCACTTTTGGCAGCGAAGGACGGCAGGAACAGACTCTGTTGACTGATCAGGATAACGGCATACTGTTCCAGACACCGGAAGGCATGACGGATGATCAGGTACGGGAAAAACTGCTGCCATTCGCCCGAACAGTCAACGATGAACTTGCCGAGTGCGGCTTTACCTTGTGTAAAGGCAACATCATGGCCAGCAATCCGAAGCTGTGCCTGAGCGATCGCGAGTGGGATGACTGGTTTATTCGCTTCATTGACGCATCCACCCCGCAAAATCTTGTTTACTCATCCATCTTTCTGGATATGAGAGCGGTGTTCGGCCCGACAGAATCTTTACACGAACTCCTTGAAAAAGTGCTTACAAGAATCCGAAAGAACGCGCTATTCCAGAAGATGCTTGCGGGCAACGCACTTCAAAGAAAACCACCGCTCACCATGTTCCGCAACTTCCGCTATGTCTCTGATGGCAAAAAACGAAGCCTGGACCTTAAGCGCCAGGGCCTCGCACCTTTTGTGGAAGCCGTGCGCGTGTTTGCGCTTGCCAACGGAGTTGAAAATGCAAATACGCTTGAGAGGATGGACGAGCTTGTCAAAAAAGATGTTTTTGATGCCAAAGATGCCAACGCCTGGAAAGATGCTTACAGCCTGATTCAGGCCATTCGTATGCGGTCACACCAGGAAATGCTTGATCGGGACGAAGAGCTCACCAATTACATAGATCCGGACGACCTGAACCCATTGGACAGGCGCATTCTCCGTGAGTCGTTCCGGCAGGCTCAACGCCTGCAACAAAAACTTGAACTTACCTACCAACTCTGA
- the smrA gene encoding DNA endonuclease SmrA: protein MTTKNDRLSFLEEMKDVRRIRKPNRAEITTPRELTPGHLERQRAAVETPFRDANPLTSDIVDPLTAHDILCWQRPGIQHGVFRRFRLGQYPIEARLDLHRLTVEQARMDVFRFIGDCVRYGLRSVIILHGKGERNPDGVAQLKSYLAKWLPELSDVLAFHSAQKHHGGTGAVYVMVRKSEREKQHNREIHGAR, encoded by the coding sequence ATGACTACCAAAAATGATCGCCTCAGTTTTCTTGAGGAAATGAAAGACGTCCGGCGTATTCGAAAACCGAATCGCGCCGAGATAACCACGCCCCGTGAACTGACTCCCGGCCACCTGGAGCGTCAGCGTGCTGCCGTAGAAACGCCGTTCAGAGACGCTAATCCGCTGACCTCCGACATTGTCGACCCCCTGACAGCGCACGACATACTTTGCTGGCAACGCCCCGGAATTCAGCACGGGGTTTTCCGCAGGTTCAGGCTTGGGCAATACCCCATTGAAGCCAGACTGGATCTGCATCGCTTGACCGTTGAGCAGGCGCGCATGGATGTATTCCGGTTTATCGGTGATTGTGTCCGGTACGGGCTGCGGTCCGTTATTATCCTTCACGGTAAGGGAGAGCGTAATCCTGACGGCGTGGCTCAGCTCAAGAGCTACCTCGCGAAATGGCTGCCGGAGCTCTCCGATGTGCTGGCGTTCCATTCGGCCCAAAAACACCATGGTGGAACCGGAGCTGTCTATGTCATGGTGCGAAAAAGCGAGCGGGAAAAGCAGCACAACCGGGAGATCCATGGGGCGCGCTAG